A genome region from Aphelocoma coerulescens isolate FSJ_1873_10779 chromosome Z unlocalized genomic scaffold, UR_Acoe_1.0 ChrZ, whole genome shotgun sequence includes the following:
- the NEDD4L gene encoding E3 ubiquitin-protein ligase NEDD4-like isoform X9 translates to MAHRLRFHFGSGRSNTAPESEILAREREDDFFMAFHTLPRRSSPHAFSRHGADYGGDGDLQEVGSLKRSTSMFIPQLLNGIDTRPTRSSSMQISLQRKAANGCTDECTALESPEETLPCKFSDFREHYASPVENHSSPSSPQVTPESSPPRPMEELGQQTDGTVSCNRRVFRSIPTNNQSEEAPLAAQREEAGEAASGLNISGVRIQHRASSADVPQVTLLPFGPEAPNNAPTPEPRRWSLQHVPDQSANSGKKFFVLQLQQPQTSGTGAGGGCNFGFTGTKGDRLVRYPRIRLERSTSYPVQPPAEAISPIADGLNSELPGNGRNRAEIPRSNSVERMPQGQGCLFKIRPDQNTRQQHFRILVTRGPEEQSQGVGKEGHSTPGPTAAGTATRDDFLGQVDVPLSHLPTEDPTMERPYTFKDFLLRPRSHKSRVKGFLRLKMAYMPKNGGQEEENSDQRDDSEHGWDVVDSSDAASQRQEELPPPPLPPGWEEKVDNLGRTYYVNHNNRTTQWHRPSLVDVGSESDNNIRQINQEAAHRRFRSRRHISEDLEPEPVESGDIPEPWETISEEASASGDSLSLSLPPPPASPVSRTSPQELSEELSRRLQVTPDSNGEQLSSLIQREPSSRLRSCSVTDTVAEQSQLSLQSGPSRRARSSTVTGGEEPTPSVAYVHTTPGLPSGWEERKDAKGRTYYVNHNNRTTTWTRPIMQLAEDGMVGPGATSSNHLSEPQIRRPRSLSSPTVTLSAPLEGMKDSPVRRAVKDTLSNPQSPQPSPYNSPKPQHKGAQSFLPPGWEMRIAPNGRPFFIDHNTKTTTWEDPRLKFPVHLRSKASLNPNDLGPLPPGWEERIHLDGRTFYIDHRSQVLICGDIDTRDLVPSYEHVKLHQPINILQFC, encoded by the exons ATGGCCCATCGGCTGCGGTTTCATTTTGGCTCTGGGAGAAGCAACACAGCCCCTGAATCGGAGATCCTTGCCCGGGAGAGAGAAGATGACTTTTTCATGGCATTCCACACCTTGCCGAGAAGAAGCAGCCCTCATGCGTTCTCGCGGCACGGAGCGGATTACGGTGGTGACGGAGATTTGCAAGAAGTGGGCTCCTTGAAAAGGAGCACATCCATGTTTATCCCGCAGCTGCTGAACGGCATCGACACGCGCCCCACCAGGAGCTCGTCCATGCAGATCTCGCTCCAGCGCAAAGCTGCCAACGGCTGCACCGACGAGTGCACAGCCCTGGAATCTCCGGAGGAGACGCTTCCCTGTAAATTCTCGGACTTCAGGGAGCATTATGCATcccctgttgaaaaccactcTTCTCCGAGCAGTCCGCAGGTGACTCCTGAAAGTTCTCCACCCAGGCCGATGGAAGAGTTGGGGCAACAGACAGATGGAACTGTTTCCTGTAACCGTAGAGTATTTCGTAGTATTCCTACTAATAACCAGAGTGAGGAGGCTCCGCTGGCTGCCCAACGAGAAGAAGCAGGTGAAGCGGCTTCAGGTTTAAACATAAGTGGTGTGAGGATTCAGCATCGGGCCTCGAGTGCGGATGTGCCTCAAGTTACTCTACTTCCCTTTGGTCCTGAGGCTCCAAATAACGCTCCCACCCCTGAACCCCGGCGTTGGTCCCTGCAGCATGTGCCGGATCAGTCagcaaattcagggaaaaagtTCTTTGTTCTCCAGTTACAGCAGCCACAGACAAGTGGTACAGGCGCAGGAGGTGGATGTAACTTTGGCTTTACTGGAACAAAAGGGGACAGATTGGTCAGGTACCCTCGGATACGGCTGGAAAGGAGTACTTCCTACCCTGTCCagccaccagcagaagcaattAGCCCCATAGCTGATGGGCTGAATTCTGAACTGCCTGGAAACGGCAGGAACAGGGCAGAAATACCTAGAAGCAATTCAGTAGAGCGGATGCCTCAAGGGCAGGGATGCTTGTTTAAAATCAGACCAGATCAAAACACGAGGCAGCAGCACTTCAGGATTCTTGTCACACGTGGGCCTGAAGAACAAAGTCAGGGTGTTGGTAAAGAGGGTCACAGCACCCCTGGTCCTACAGCAGCCGGCACTGCA ACCAGAGACGACTTCCTGGGCCAGGTGGATGTGCCACTCAGTCATCTCCCG ACTGAAGACCCAACCATGGAGAGGCCGTATACATTTAAGGATTTCCTCCTCAGACCAAGAAG CCACAAATCTCGCGTGAAGGGTTTTTTGAGACTGAAAATGGCATATATGCCTAAAAATGGTGGccaagaggaagaaaacagtgaTCAGAGGGATGACTCTGAG CATGGCTGGGATGTGGTGGATTCCAGCGATGCTGCATCTCAACGTCAGGAGGAGTTGCCACCTCCTCCGCTGCCTCCTGGGTGGGAAGAGAAGGTGGACAACCTGGGGCGGACTTACTACGTGAATCACAACAACAGGACCACCCAGTGGCACCGACCCAGCCTCGT AGACGTGGGATCCGAGTCAGATAACAATATCAGACAGATAAACCAAGAGGCAGCTCACAGGCGGTTCCGCTCTCGGCGCCACATCAGTGAGGATTTGGAACCAGAGCCTGTGGAGAGCGGAGACATTCCTGAG CCTTGGGAAACCATTTCAGAGGAGGCAAGTGCCAGCGGGGATTCCTTAAGCTTGTCactgccacctcctccagcaTCTCCAGTGTCCCGGACCAGTCCTCAGGAGCTATCTGAGGAGCTGAGCAGAAGACTCCAGGTCACTCCTGATTCCAATGGGGAACAACTCAGCTCTTTGATT caaaGAGAACCTTCTTCACGACTGAGGTCCTGCAGTGTAACAGACACCGTCGCTGAACAGTCCCAGTTATCCCTG CAGAGTGGTCCCTCTAGGAGAGCTCGTTCTTCAACTGTCACAGGTGGAGAGGAGCCAACG CCTTCTGTGGCCTATGTGCACACCACGCCTGGATTACCTTCGGGCTGGGAGGAGCGCAAGGACGCCAAGGGTCGGACCTACTACGTCAACCACAACAACCGGACCACAACGTGGACACGGCCCATCATGCAG CTCGCCGAGGACGGGATGGTGGGGCCAGGCGCGACCAGCAGCAACCACCTGAGCGAGCCGCAGATTCGGCGGCCCCGCAGCCTCAGCTCCCCCACTGTCACCCTGTCAGCACCGCTCGAG GGCATGAAGGACTCTCCGGTGCGCAGGGCGGTGAAGGACACCCTCTCCAACCCTCAGTCCCCACAGCCGTCCCCCTACAACTCCCCCAAGCCCCAGCACAAGGGGGCCCAGAGCTTCCTGCCCCCGGGCTGGGAGATGCGCATCGCCCCGAACGGCCGCCCCTTCTTCATCGACCACAACACCAAGACCACCACCTGG GAGGATCCACGGCTGAAGTTTCCAGTGCATTTGAGATCCAAAGCATCACTGAACCCCAATGACTTGGGCCCTCTTCCT cctggctgggagGAAAGAATACATCTGGATGGAAGAACATTTTATATAGACCATA GAAGCCAGGTGTTGATATGTGGAGACATTGATACCAGAGACTTAGTGCCCTCCTACG AGCATGTGAAACTGCACCAGCCCATTAATATTCTCCAGTTCTGTTAG